One genomic window of Prochlorococcus sp. MIT 0603 includes the following:
- a CDS encoding SIMPL domain-containing protein codes for MKAFSFLKTLSTNSVQIFRRTPPLVFAMSILSVGGFIGFTSATKILVSGLKPAEDTITVTGASTERIESDMAKWDIKVQTKGSSQINSYQNHTKSMKKTIDFLNSYGLKTNDYQTIELGSAITSKQVTKNNKTGKIISTDWLTSQSIEIESSDVANINKVHRKISKLLGQGIMVKPSRPKFTYTKLAGKRIDMLAKATKDARIRAEAIVRETGSTLGSVKRVNTGVFQITVPNSTRVSSWGSYDTSTIKKDITAVMGVTFAVK; via the coding sequence ATGAAAGCCTTTTCATTTTTGAAAACCTTATCCACTAACTCCGTTCAAATATTTCGCAGAACTCCTCCTCTTGTTTTCGCAATGTCCATCCTCTCAGTAGGGGGATTCATCGGATTTACAAGTGCGACCAAAATCTTAGTGTCAGGGCTAAAACCTGCAGAGGACACAATCACTGTTACTGGAGCCAGTACAGAACGCATCGAAAGTGATATGGCAAAATGGGACATCAAGGTTCAGACCAAAGGATCTTCTCAGATTAATTCTTACCAAAACCATACGAAGTCAATGAAAAAAACAATTGACTTCCTTAATAGCTATGGCCTCAAGACGAATGACTACCAAACAATAGAATTAGGATCTGCTATTACATCAAAACAGGTTACTAAAAACAATAAAACAGGTAAAATTATTTCTACTGATTGGCTAACTAGTCAATCAATAGAGATAGAAAGCTCAGACGTCGCCAATATTAATAAAGTACATCGAAAAATAAGTAAATTACTTGGTCAAGGGATAATGGTAAAGCCTAGCAGGCCCAAATTTACCTATACAAAACTTGCTGGGAAACGAATAGATATGCTTGCCAAAGCTACTAAGGATGCTCGCATTCGTGCAGAAGCAATTGTCCGTGAGACAGGCTCAACACTTGGCAGTGTTAAGAGGGTAAATACTGGTGTTTTTCAAATCACAGTGCCTAATTCAACACGCGTTAGCAGTTGGGGCTCTTATGATACAAGCACAATCAAAAAAGACATCACTGCCGTTATGGGTGTCACTTTTGCGGTCAAATAA
- a CDS encoding response regulator transcription factor encodes MNVLIVEDDLILLDFLSQELSSQINPLGGVVRKASCLFDARKLISQSSPDWILVDLLLPDGSGIELAEEFVQIKSNAKVLILTAQADQYAIPATLLKSVHALINKADGLAPLREAVWEICREFDTTFPDLNSLTPRQLEFLHLIGEGLDTAQIAKKLDVSFSTAQTHRRQITRKLGIKGSALVTLSRNLPKVS; translated from the coding sequence TTGAATGTATTAATTGTCGAAGATGATCTCATTCTCTTGGATTTTTTAAGCCAAGAGCTATCTAGTCAGATCAATCCCCTAGGGGGGGTAGTCAGAAAGGCTTCTTGCCTTTTTGATGCACGTAAATTAATTTCCCAAAGCTCTCCTGACTGGATTCTGGTCGACTTACTCCTTCCAGACGGATCAGGTATTGAATTGGCGGAAGAGTTCGTTCAAATTAAATCCAACGCTAAAGTTTTAATACTTACTGCACAAGCTGATCAATATGCAATACCTGCAACTCTTTTGAAAAGCGTACATGCATTGATTAATAAGGCTGATGGTTTAGCACCATTAAGAGAGGCAGTTTGGGAGATATGTAGAGAATTTGACACCACTTTCCCTGACTTAAATAGTCTTACGCCAAGACAATTGGAATTTCTTCACCTTATTGGAGAAGGACTCGATACTGCGCAAATTGCCAAGAAATTAGATGTTAGTTTCTCTACCGCTCAGACACATAGACGACAAATTACACGAAAATTAGGAATTAAAGGTTCTGCCTTGGTAACGCTTTCAAGGAACCTACCTAAGGTTTCGTAA
- a CDS encoding PD-(D/E)XK nuclease family protein, whose protein sequence is MIDLKRNGKKEPVKATGVRSRESSSYTPNQKEDFKISRGRFSNFLTCQRCFYLDRVMGLDPPGTPGWTLNETTDLLLKKEFDECRETHTAHRLFAPNGLSHVIPFDHPEMDNWRDSLHYGLMLRYKTSSIILTGGVDDIWQNTNTQQLIIVDYKSQAKNARVDKQDYLDDPYHEGYKIQMDFYAYLLSGMGFDVHPTSYFLVCNAKRDEDGFHKTMNFDEYLVPYKWNSNWIESKVDEMITLMNQYEIPEANACCKNCAYSDQYAKAVHPEGLKRGQSIQRSLFY, encoded by the coding sequence ATGATCGACCTCAAACGCAATGGTAAAAAAGAACCTGTAAAAGCAACTGGGGTACGTAGTAGAGAATCGTCTTCTTACACCCCTAATCAAAAAGAAGATTTCAAGATTAGTAGAGGTCGTTTCTCTAATTTCCTCACCTGTCAAAGATGTTTCTATCTAGATCGAGTAATGGGTCTTGATCCTCCTGGGACTCCAGGTTGGACTCTGAATGAAACAACTGACTTACTACTAAAAAAAGAGTTTGATGAGTGCCGAGAAACCCATACAGCACACCGTTTATTTGCTCCTAATGGATTGAGTCATGTTATCCCATTTGATCACCCGGAAATGGATAACTGGAGGGACTCTCTTCACTATGGTTTGATGCTCAGATATAAAACCTCAAGTATTATTTTGACGGGAGGTGTTGATGATATTTGGCAGAATACAAACACTCAGCAATTGATAATTGTTGACTACAAATCTCAAGCAAAGAATGCTCGAGTGGATAAACAAGATTACTTAGATGATCCATACCATGAGGGATATAAAATCCAAATGGACTTCTATGCCTACCTTTTATCGGGGATGGGTTTTGATGTTCATCCAACGTCTTACTTCTTAGTGTGCAATGCCAAGAGAGATGAAGATGGATTCCATAAAACAATGAACTTTGACGAGTATCTAGTTCCTTACAAGTGGAATAGCAATTGGATAGAAAGCAAAGTTGATGAGATGATTACTCTGATGAACCAATACGAAATCCCAGAAGCTAATGCATGCTGTAAGAACTGTGCATATTCAGATCAGTACGCAAAAGCAGTTCATCCAGAAGGACTTAAACGAGGTCAAAGTATTCAAAGAAGTTTATTTTATTGA
- the murA gene encoding UDP-N-acetylglucosamine 1-carboxyvinyltransferase translates to MQVLGSQSLSGHIRVSGAKNSALLLMAAALLVDRSVSLSNVPLLADVGAMSKLLVSMGVELRRNKNQLELMTSRLSLPSNDLSCEAFHSLRASFFCIGPLLARFGEVKIPLPGGCRIGARPIDEHIQGLRALGARVEIENDYVAAKVISPRKRLTGALVKFNCKSVGATATILMAATLAQGTTILENAAQEPEINDLVTMLNKMGAKIQGAGTSQITIEGVDHLNGCSYTVMPDRIEAGTFLVAAAITRSSLTISPVIPEHLGAVILKLQECGCLIEYSGETLSIISRKNLQAVDLITSPFPGFPTDLQAPFMSLMTTVNGRSKIQETVFENRMQHVGELQRMGAKILLEGNTAFVIGSNNLKATSITGGDLRSCAAMVLASLAANGTSVIHGLMHLDRGYEDFAEKLNAVGANISRIHSNSLTNLE, encoded by the coding sequence TTGCAAGTTCTAGGAAGTCAAAGCTTATCTGGTCATATAAGAGTTAGTGGTGCAAAGAATTCTGCGTTGCTCCTTATGGCTGCAGCGTTACTTGTAGATAGGTCTGTTTCTCTCTCTAATGTCCCTCTACTTGCTGATGTTGGTGCGATGTCTAAGCTATTAGTCTCTATGGGTGTAGAGCTGAGACGCAATAAGAATCAATTAGAGCTAATGACCAGTCGACTAAGTCTTCCCTCAAATGATTTGTCTTGCGAAGCTTTTCATTCGCTTAGAGCAAGTTTCTTCTGTATAGGTCCTCTCCTTGCGAGATTTGGAGAAGTCAAAATTCCATTGCCTGGTGGTTGCAGAATAGGTGCAAGACCTATTGATGAGCATATCCAAGGATTGAGAGCCTTAGGAGCAAGAGTGGAAATTGAGAATGATTATGTTGCTGCAAAGGTGATTAGTCCTCGAAAACGATTAACCGGTGCACTTGTCAAATTCAATTGTAAAAGTGTTGGAGCAACTGCAACTATTTTGATGGCAGCGACTCTTGCTCAGGGAACGACAATTCTCGAGAACGCCGCACAAGAACCTGAGATTAATGATCTCGTAACTATGTTGAACAAGATGGGTGCCAAGATTCAAGGTGCAGGAACTTCTCAGATCACTATTGAAGGAGTTGATCATCTCAATGGGTGTAGCTATACGGTCATGCCAGATCGTATTGAGGCTGGCACATTTCTTGTCGCAGCTGCGATTACACGTTCTTCTTTAACTATTTCTCCCGTTATTCCAGAGCACTTAGGAGCAGTCATTTTAAAGCTACAAGAATGTGGCTGTTTAATCGAATACTCAGGTGAAACTCTAAGCATCATTTCAAGAAAAAATCTTCAAGCAGTCGATCTAATAACAAGTCCATTCCCAGGATTCCCCACGGATCTACAAGCTCCCTTTATGTCTCTGATGACTACGGTTAACGGAAGATCAAAAATCCAAGAAACTGTTTTTGAAAATAGAATGCAGCATGTTGGTGAATTACAGAGAATGGGAGCAAAGATTCTCCTAGAAGGCAATACTGCCTTTGTTATTGGTAGCAACAATTTAAAGGCAACTTCTATTACGGGAGGGGACTTAAGATCTTGTGCTGCAATGGTCTTGGCAAGCCTTGCTGCAAATGGAACAAGCGTTATCCATGGTTTGATGCACCTCGATAGAGGTTATGAAGATTTCGCGGAAAAGCTCAATGCAGTTGGAGCAAATATTTCCAGAATTCATTCTAATTCTCTAACCAACCTTGAATGA
- a CDS encoding DUF3764 family protein, whose protein sequence is MSLETTVVTFKLNGTFSEWSAIFDSDEANRRHAEHGINPLYRGVNKEDPQEVIVIHQHQEGDLDKFLAANGDWIATHNVDMTSFDQSVWTAD, encoded by the coding sequence ATGTCATTGGAAACCACTGTCGTAACCTTCAAACTCAATGGAACTTTTTCTGAATGGTCAGCCATTTTTGACAGTGATGAAGCGAATAGAAGGCATGCAGAGCATGGCATCAACCCGTTATATAGAGGTGTTAATAAAGAAGACCCTCAGGAGGTGATTGTTATTCATCAGCATCAGGAAGGGGATTTAGATAAGTTCCTTGCAGCTAATGGTGATTGGATCGCTACTCATAATGTTGATATGACCAGCTTTGATCAGTCAGTTTGGACTGCTGATTAG
- a CDS encoding HupE/UreJ family protein, which translates to MIFPFLERKYFFMALVPLFLCSLLVANPALAHHPFGMGDSSALSAWEALLSGVGHPLLGPDHLLFMLGIALLGLKRTKKWIFPLLAVALAGSALAQLLPLPGLLAPWAEALVSLSLAIEGLIILNFVSSKWLLPMFSLHGFLLGSTIVGAEATPLIGYFLGLLLSQTALLFFVTAISQKSINWLGANERLLTAGIWIGIGSAFSWVAIVD; encoded by the coding sequence ATGATTTTTCCTTTTTTAGAACGTAAGTATTTTTTTATGGCTTTAGTTCCGTTATTTTTGTGCTCACTTCTTGTAGCTAATCCTGCCTTGGCCCATCATCCTTTTGGGATGGGCGATAGTTCTGCACTTTCAGCTTGGGAAGCTCTACTTAGCGGTGTCGGGCATCCATTGCTTGGACCTGATCATTTGCTTTTTATGCTAGGCATAGCCCTTTTGGGACTAAAAAGAACCAAGAAATGGATCTTTCCACTTTTGGCTGTTGCTTTAGCAGGAAGTGCACTAGCACAGTTACTTCCTTTACCTGGTTTATTAGCTCCATGGGCAGAAGCACTTGTCTCTTTATCTTTGGCAATAGAAGGCTTGATTATTCTGAATTTTGTGAGTTCAAAATGGCTCTTACCCATGTTTTCTTTACACGGCTTCTTGCTTGGAAGCACAATTGTTGGAGCTGAAGCTACACCTTTAATAGGTTATTTTTTAGGTCTTCTGCTTTCTCAAACAGCTTTACTATTCTTTGTTACGGCAATATCTCAAAAAAGCATTAATTGGCTAGGGGCAAATGAACGACTCTTAACTGCTGGAATATGGATAGGGATAGGCTCAGCGTTCTCCTGGGTTGCCATAGTGGACTAA
- a CDS encoding protein adenylyltransferase SelO encodes MKNLFEASTINTFAEFSQQADYSLMDSLQEDPQATDNGHDHLPRQVFSGHYVPVTPTPIPAPEYIAHSKIFFNELGLSHNLALDAQFRKLFSGDTSVARKPMRPIGWVTGYALSIYGTEYIQQCPFGTGNGYGDGRAISVFEGLFNGRRWEMQLKGGGPTPYCRGADGRAVLRSSMREFLAQDYMQALGVPTSRSLTLYVSRSETVRRPWYSKESSSIDPDILVDNPVAITTRVAPSFLRVGQIELFARRARSNAHQGALNELQMIVKHLIERNYKQVIDPNLPFNDQVVELAQLFRGRLISLVANWIRIGYCQGNFNSDNCAAGGFTLDYGPFGFCEMFDPKFQPWTGGGNHFSFFNQPLAAEANYHMFWAAIRPLLKDNSATVERLDQIREGFTEAMSQEIEAMWAKKLGLISHDATLTNELLELMTLSKVDYTIFFRKLSNIPEQLSILKESFYQTSSEQIDARWSRWIQLWRNRIRGNGELKVTSAAMKRVNPKYTWREWMIAPAYEKAELGDYSLIKELQDVLSNPYDEQSLEVEMKYNRLKPKNFFNIGGISHYSCSS; translated from the coding sequence ATGAAAAACCTATTTGAAGCATCGACAATAAATACTTTCGCTGAGTTTTCACAACAGGCTGACTATTCGCTCATGGATTCACTCCAAGAGGATCCTCAAGCAACCGACAATGGCCACGATCACCTCCCTCGCCAAGTTTTCTCCGGTCATTACGTACCGGTCACACCCACGCCTATCCCAGCTCCGGAATACATCGCACACAGCAAAATCTTCTTTAACGAGCTAGGACTGAGCCATAACCTTGCCCTTGACGCACAATTCCGCAAGCTATTTTCAGGCGACACTAGCGTAGCGCGAAAGCCAATGCGTCCTATTGGTTGGGTGACTGGTTATGCTCTTTCGATCTACGGAACTGAATATATCCAACAATGTCCGTTTGGGACAGGAAATGGCTACGGCGATGGTCGAGCAATATCCGTGTTCGAAGGTCTTTTCAACGGTAGACGCTGGGAAATGCAACTGAAAGGAGGAGGCCCGACTCCATACTGCCGTGGAGCCGATGGGCGTGCCGTACTTCGTTCCAGCATGCGGGAGTTTCTGGCGCAAGACTACATGCAGGCCCTAGGAGTTCCGACTTCACGATCTCTAACGCTATATGTGTCCCGATCCGAAACAGTGCGCAGGCCCTGGTACTCCAAAGAGTCTAGTTCTATAGATCCCGACATACTCGTGGACAATCCCGTGGCTATCACAACACGAGTTGCACCATCCTTTCTACGTGTCGGGCAAATTGAGCTGTTTGCACGTCGTGCCCGTAGTAATGCACATCAGGGTGCATTGAACGAGCTACAGATGATCGTAAAGCACCTGATAGAAAGGAATTATAAGCAGGTCATTGATCCAAATCTTCCCTTCAACGATCAAGTAGTCGAGCTAGCCCAATTATTTCGCGGTCGACTCATATCATTGGTAGCCAACTGGATACGTATTGGCTACTGCCAAGGCAATTTCAATAGTGATAACTGCGCTGCGGGTGGATTCACTCTCGACTATGGGCCATTCGGATTCTGCGAAATGTTCGATCCTAAGTTCCAGCCATGGACAGGTGGTGGCAACCATTTTTCATTCTTTAATCAACCTCTTGCTGCTGAAGCAAATTATCACATGTTCTGGGCAGCCATTCGACCCCTCCTCAAAGACAACTCGGCAACAGTGGAAAGGCTGGATCAAATCCGAGAAGGCTTCACCGAAGCAATGAGTCAGGAGATCGAGGCCATGTGGGCAAAGAAGCTCGGCTTAATTAGCCATGATGCAACTCTGACAAACGAACTGCTAGAGCTCATGACCTTATCCAAAGTTGACTATACAATCTTTTTCCGAAAGCTATCTAACATTCCCGAGCAACTCTCCATCTTGAAAGAGAGCTTCTATCAGACCAGTTCAGAACAGATTGATGCACGGTGGAGTCGCTGGATCCAACTATGGAGGAATCGCATCAGGGGCAACGGTGAACTAAAAGTGACATCTGCAGCGATGAAACGCGTTAATCCCAAATACACCTGGCGTGAATGGATGATCGCACCCGCTTATGAAAAAGCTGAGCTAGGTGATTACAGCCTAATCAAAGAGCTACAGGATGTTCTCAGCAATCCCTATGACGAGCAATCATTAGAAGTGGAGATGAAGTACAACCGACTCAAACCCAAGAATTTCTTCAACATAGGAGGTATATCCCACTACAGCTGTTCATCTTGA
- a CDS encoding sensor histidine kinase, translating into MLINYKLKKFVGLISINLLAISGYFLLALLAKEAFAWQSTAITLWPASGLANALLISHGWIVLPGLAIGNFLGTAFDPNAGFSFQPFMLPVAIAASAQAGFVRWMLIRKNLLNDPLTRISRLTTFLLIIGPLGNWPAAATFLFYRIANSSNLKITNFALLDSSYVNGAFFWWLGDSLGSLLLVPLLLLLLPFRRPIWLERRTYLLRPLLAMIALLITGSFIERILLERIDITPQMLEPLQGLRLLSTFAWIVVALGVLGLILQISGKYLEQEKLLSRSRLAGDAAGAVIHEIGQPLIRLRLRLERIVTSLEKNINAPSDFSSSYSELKSQAEQSLDELNSVVLNTRSIQDLTLAGIRDSNSADLKDAIATSSTQLRQELDRLDQDLNISIENELPQVSAGQIQLQAAIRNLLSNAIKAAGENGVIRIYVRYFSNYVYCEIEDSGSGFDPLCVPDGKKRFKSHSNGMGLGLMIVRRVIDDNGGKIQFTNSQELGGAKVKIWLKPN; encoded by the coding sequence ATGCTGATCAATTATAAATTGAAAAAATTTGTTGGTTTAATTTCTATTAATTTACTTGCAATATCAGGATATTTTTTACTTGCATTATTGGCTAAAGAAGCTTTTGCTTGGCAATCGACAGCTATAACCTTATGGCCAGCTTCTGGATTAGCTAATGCATTATTGATATCTCATGGTTGGATAGTCCTGCCTGGTTTAGCAATTGGCAATTTTCTTGGAACAGCTTTTGATCCCAATGCAGGTTTTTCTTTTCAACCATTTATGCTACCGGTGGCTATTGCAGCTTCAGCCCAAGCAGGGTTTGTTCGATGGATGCTAATCCGCAAGAATCTTTTAAATGACCCTTTAACAAGAATTTCTAGACTAACAACCTTTCTCTTAATTATTGGGCCTTTAGGGAATTGGCCAGCAGCAGCAACATTTTTGTTCTATCGAATTGCTAATTCAAGCAATTTGAAAATCACTAATTTTGCATTACTTGATTCAAGTTACGTTAATGGCGCGTTCTTCTGGTGGCTTGGAGACTCTCTTGGCTCCTTGCTGTTAGTGCCTTTGCTTCTTTTGCTATTGCCATTCAGAAGACCCATATGGCTAGAACGACGAACTTATCTGCTTAGACCACTTTTAGCAATGATTGCATTGCTAATTACGGGATCATTCATAGAAAGAATCCTATTAGAGCGCATTGATATAACACCTCAAATGTTAGAGCCCCTTCAAGGCTTAAGACTTTTATCTACCTTTGCTTGGATTGTTGTTGCTCTTGGTGTTTTGGGATTGATTTTACAAATCTCTGGCAAATATCTAGAGCAAGAAAAACTTTTGAGTCGCTCTCGATTAGCCGGAGATGCAGCAGGAGCAGTGATCCATGAAATTGGACAACCATTAATTCGATTAAGATTAAGGCTTGAAAGAATTGTTACTTCCTTGGAAAAAAATATAAATGCACCGTCAGATTTTTCATCTTCTTATTCAGAACTGAAGAGTCAAGCGGAGCAAAGCCTAGATGAATTAAATTCTGTAGTTTTAAATACTCGATCCATTCAAGATTTAACTTTGGCAGGAATCAGGGATTCAAATTCAGCAGATTTAAAAGATGCGATAGCAACATCATCTACACAACTGCGGCAAGAGTTAGATCGTTTAGATCAAGACTTAAATATCTCCATAGAAAATGAATTGCCTCAGGTGAGTGCTGGACAGATTCAATTGCAAGCAGCTATTAGGAATCTCCTCTCCAATGCAATTAAAGCTGCTGGCGAGAATGGTGTCATTCGTATATATGTTAGATATTTCTCTAACTATGTATACTGTGAGATTGAGGATTCAGGCAGTGGATTCGATCCTCTTTGTGTTCCTGATGGGAAGAAAAGGTTTAAGTCTCATTCAAATGGAATGGGTCTTGGCTTAATGATTGTCCGAAGAGTTATAGACGATAATGGCGGAAAGATTCAATTTACTAATTCACAAGAACTTGGAGGCGCAAAAGTAAAAATTTGGCTAAAACCAAATTAG
- a CDS encoding gamma-glutamyltransferase family protein, producing MKFFKRALKTYKQFGLALLFSLPLPLIAQVNWKAPESIDKKKARVSSARGQAVVVTANPLASDAALKTLEKGGTAMDAVVSAQTVLAVVEPQSSGLGGGSFLLYWDQAKKSLSALDGRESAPGQVEEGIWTTSTGEGVPWPQATRSLSAIGVPGTTALLWEGHRQFGRLPWEANFKESIQLAKEGFIPSPRLLRSISLAQTLGVNHSLTFKSLYLPNGSLPNEKIPFRNSKLASSLSRIATGGSNEFYRGEIANEIIDNLQLHQKSNKQVKTITYEDLANYKVQKRNPICRKYRTWKICSFPPPSGGGVAVLQALGTYEFLTTKRAPEKTISRWHLLAESLRFADADRSHWIGDPIDWPVPLEGLLDKDYIENRANAIKTSITTFRPLPGKPKGSELLDLASQPRTTGGGTTHLVVVDIDGNIASYTSSVETVFGSRYLSGGMVLNNQLTDFSFVSNISGKPIANRMKANKRPMSSMSPVIVFHDDRPVLALGSPGGWLIPHYITNALIGALDLDLSPIEVVSQKLLSVRPDYTVLEKNGNWSKADANIYKELTSLSHQIKYSSFSSGLAVIKWHNGSWHGAADPRREGKAVSLQVKGNRLVK from the coding sequence TTGAAATTTTTCAAACGTGCATTGAAAACATACAAACAATTCGGGCTAGCTCTTCTGTTCTCACTTCCTTTACCACTTATTGCGCAAGTTAACTGGAAGGCACCAGAAAGTATTGATAAAAAAAAGGCCAGAGTGTCATCTGCAAGAGGACAGGCTGTTGTTGTTACTGCTAATCCATTAGCAAGTGACGCAGCTCTTAAGACCTTGGAAAAGGGCGGCACCGCAATGGATGCTGTGGTTTCAGCTCAGACAGTGCTTGCTGTTGTTGAACCGCAAAGCTCAGGTTTAGGAGGTGGATCTTTTCTGTTGTATTGGGACCAGGCAAAAAAATCTTTATCCGCACTTGATGGTAGAGAATCTGCCCCAGGTCAAGTCGAAGAGGGTATTTGGACAACATCTACTGGAGAAGGAGTTCCATGGCCACAAGCGACTAGAAGCCTCTCAGCAATAGGAGTTCCAGGGACAACGGCATTGCTTTGGGAAGGTCACCGACAGTTTGGACGTTTGCCTTGGGAAGCTAATTTCAAAGAGAGTATTCAACTTGCTAAAGAGGGATTCATTCCGAGTCCTCGCTTACTTAGATCAATCTCTTTAGCACAGACATTAGGGGTTAACCATAGTCTAACTTTTAAATCTCTCTATCTCCCTAATGGATCTCTCCCAAATGAAAAGATTCCATTTCGCAACTCCAAATTGGCATCAAGCTTAAGCCGTATCGCAACGGGGGGTAGTAATGAATTTTATCGAGGGGAAATCGCCAATGAAATTATAGATAATCTCCAACTTCATCAGAAAAGCAATAAACAAGTTAAAACAATAACTTACGAGGATTTAGCAAATTATAAAGTCCAGAAGCGCAACCCTATCTGTCGCAAATACAGAACATGGAAAATCTGTTCTTTTCCACCTCCAAGCGGGGGAGGAGTTGCTGTATTACAAGCTCTTGGGACATATGAGTTTTTGACAACAAAAAGGGCCCCAGAAAAGACGATTAGCCGTTGGCACCTTCTGGCAGAATCTTTAAGGTTTGCAGATGCCGATCGTTCTCACTGGATAGGAGACCCTATTGATTGGCCAGTTCCACTCGAAGGGTTGCTAGATAAGGACTATATTGAGAATAGAGCAAATGCTATTAAGACAAGTATTACAACATTCCGCCCTTTACCAGGGAAGCCAAAAGGTAGTGAATTACTAGATTTAGCAAGTCAGCCACGCACGACCGGTGGAGGCACAACACATCTAGTAGTAGTTGATATAGATGGCAATATCGCCTCCTATACAAGTTCAGTCGAGACGGTATTCGGAAGCAGGTATTTGTCTGGAGGCATGGTCTTAAACAACCAACTAACGGACTTCTCTTTTGTATCCAACATCTCAGGGAAACCAATTGCTAATCGGATGAAAGCCAATAAGCGTCCTATGAGTTCTATGTCTCCAGTTATAGTCTTTCATGATGATCGTCCAGTTTTGGCACTTGGCTCACCAGGTGGCTGGCTTATCCCCCATTACATAACAAATGCATTAATTGGTGCTCTGGATTTAGATCTGTCGCCCATAGAAGTAGTTAGCCAAAAGTTACTATCAGTTCGCCCTGATTACACTGTGCTTGAAAAAAATGGTAACTGGTCAAAAGCCGATGCGAATATCTATAAAGAACTAACAAGTCTTAGCCACCAAATTAAATATAGTTCTTTTAGCAGTGGGCTAGCTGTAATCAAATGGCATAATGGAAGCTGGCACGGTGCTGCTGACCCAAGAAGAGAAGGGAAAGCAGTAAGCTTGCAAGTAAAGGGGAATAGGCTCGTCAAATAG
- a CDS encoding oxidoreductase codes for MAWSINSIPSQEGRTAFVTGANSGLGFDTSQALLEKGATVILACRTLEKAERSRQKLLDETNCGKIDVLEIDLADLEKVNKALDKIAVKYKKLDLLINNAGVMAPPETYSKQGIELQFAVNHLSHMALTLKLLPLIAKQQGGRVVTVSSGAQYMGKIKLDDLQGRGEYDRWSSYSQSKLANVMFALELSNRLQQSNLDIASLSAHPGLARTNLQSTSVKLNGSWQEALAYKLMDPMFQSSRMGALPQLLAATEPTAKTGEQYGPRFNFRGYPKLCRIAPLALNSNEREELWQVSEELIGDVVDISKGKELLSKKK; via the coding sequence ATGGCTTGGTCTATCAATTCAATTCCTAGTCAAGAAGGCCGAACAGCTTTTGTAACTGGTGCAAATAGTGGTTTAGGCTTCGATACATCACAAGCTTTACTTGAAAAGGGTGCAACTGTAATCCTTGCTTGTCGAACATTAGAGAAAGCAGAGAGATCACGACAGAAACTTCTTGATGAAACTAATTGTGGGAAAATTGATGTACTAGAGATAGATCTTGCTGACTTAGAAAAAGTAAATAAAGCACTAGATAAAATTGCTGTCAAATATAAAAAATTAGATCTTTTGATTAATAATGCTGGTGTAATGGCTCCTCCTGAAACATATAGCAAACAAGGGATTGAACTCCAATTTGCAGTCAATCATCTTAGTCATATGGCTTTGACTCTTAAGTTGCTGCCACTAATTGCTAAACAGCAAGGGGGACGTGTTGTAACTGTTTCTTCTGGAGCTCAATATATGGGCAAAATTAAGTTGGATGATCTTCAAGGAAGGGGAGAATATGATCGATGGTCTTCGTACTCTCAAAGCAAGCTTGCGAATGTTATGTTTGCTTTAGAGCTGAGTAATAGATTACAGCAATCAAATTTAGATATTGCCTCGTTGTCTGCCCATCCGGGCTTAGCTAGAACGAACTTGCAATCTACATCAGTAAAACTCAATGGATCTTGGCAAGAGGCCTTAGCCTATAAATTAATGGATCCGATGTTTCAGAGTTCTCGGATGGGAGCTCTCCCTCAACTTCTTGCCGCAACTGAACCAACTGCAAAAACTGGAGAGCAATATGGACCTAGGTTCAATTTCAGAGGTTATCCGAAGCTTTGTCGTATAGCACCATTAGCTTTAAATAGCAATGAAAGAGAAGAGCTATGGCAAGTGAGTGAAGAACTTATTGGAGATGTAGTTGACATAAGTAAAGGGAAAGAACTTTTGAGTAAAAAGAAATAG